In Sphaeramia orbicularis chromosome 7, fSphaOr1.1, whole genome shotgun sequence, one genomic interval encodes:
- the LOC115422905 gene encoding transcription factor Spi-B, with translation MLAEMETMAYVTEIRLSGDRGAWTGVVPSSCPEVDLEVIEEYLQEHSLEVQPSHTPASPPTTIAPQTHLHSHQSTRIIENNFSGQHAFKWHCGPHTPTEEYEEQAPPLAWPSPHDNQWDHIPYPCEAPAYIDSDSQSSSSQYQEYHDSPSPSSDSGGRKSRDSLPLAPLSGKRKERLFQFLFEMLQTPSMRSCIWWVQSSSGTFQFSSQNKERLAQLWGRRKGNRKTMTYQKMARALRNYSRTGEIQKVKRKLTYRFDEKTLRGLQGDSNTV, from the exons ATGTTGGCAGAGATGGAAACG ATGGCGTATGTAACTGAGATCAGGCTGAGTGGAGATCGGGGGGCTTGGACAGGAGTGGTTCCGTCCTCCTGTCCCGAGGTGGACCTGGAGGTTATTGAGGAGTATCTGCAGGAGCACTCCCTGGAGGTCCAGCCTTCGCACACGCCCGCATCACCTCCGACCACCATTGCCCCGCAGACACACTTACACTCCCACCAGAGCACCAGGAtcatag AGAATAACTTTTCCGGTCAACATGCGTTTAAGTGGCACTGTGGCCCTCACACTCCCACTGAGGAATATGAAGAGCAAGCTCCTCCTCTAGCTTGGCCTAGTCCGCATGACAACCAATGG GACCACATTCCCTATCCCTGTGAGGCACCAGCATATATCGACTCAGATTCCCAATCTAGCAGCTCCCAGTACCAGGAATACCACGATTCCCCATCACCGTCCTCCGACAGTGGAGGCAGGAAGAGCAGAGACTCACTGCCTCTGGCCCCACTCTCAG GAAAGCGGAAGGAGCGTTTGTTCCAGTTCCTGTTTGAAATGCTGCAGACGCCATCGATGCGAAGCTGCATCTGGTGGGTTCAGTCGTCATCAGGCACGTTTCAGTTCTCATCCCAAAACAAGGAGCGCTTGGCACAGCTGTGGGGCCGACGGAAGGGAAATCGCAAGACCATGACGTACCAGAAGATGGCAAGGGCCTTGAGGAATTATTCCCGCACTGGAGAGATTCAGAAAGTGAAGAGAAAGCTCACCTACCGGTTTGATGAAAAGACTCTGAGAGGCCTTCAAGGAGACTCTAATACAGTGTAG
- the LOC115422906 gene encoding adenosine receptor A1 yields MAEWGWVAYTVLEVLIAVACCFGNMLVVFAVCIGIRDSLREPTFCFLISLAVADFLVGLAAVPLAVLLDGWVSVTPDLCLLLSCVVLVLTQASVLSLLAIAVDRYLRLHMPLRYKALASQKRTWSAVSVCWILSCLLGFTPLFGWNNYSSVASNSTNTSSLSSSPPCTFLSVISLPFMVYFNFLGCVMAPLLLMTLLYVRIFWSLQGRLKDSSPQAQASLLRERRLACSLALVLILFTGCWIPLHLMNCLLLFHGPQAVTEWTLYTGILLSHANSAINPVVYAYRIPKIQQAYSQIWRRLLMRMNCCPGNKEGRPSTISSQANQTDTYGSRPKATP; encoded by the exons ATGGCTGAATGGGGCTGGGTGGCCTACACTGTACTAGAAGTGCTGATCGCAGTGGCTTGTTGCTTTGGCAATATGTTGGTGGTGTTTGCAGTGTGTATTGGTATCCGGGATTCCCTTCGAGAGCCAACATTCTGCTTCCTGATTTCCTTGGCAGTGGCTGACTTCCTAGTAGGTTTGGCTGCTGTGCCACTGGCTGTACTGTTGGACGGCTGGgtgagtgtgacccctgacctctgcctGCTCCTCAGCTGCGTCGTGCTTGTGCTGACACAAGCTTCTGTACTGTCCCTGCTGGCCATTGCTGTGGACCGTTACCTTCGGCTGCACATGCCACTCAG ATACAAAGCCCTGGCCTCACAGAAGCGTACCTGGTCGGCTGTGTCAGTGTGCTGGATCCTGTCTTGTCTGCTGGGGTTCACTCCTCTGTTTGGCTGGAATAACTACTCCTCTGTTGCATCTAACTCCACAAATAcatcttccctctcctcctcacCCCCATGCACCTTCCTCTCTGTTATCTCCCTCCCCTTCATGGTCTACTTTAACTTCCTGGGATGCGTCATGGCCCCACTGCTGCTCATGACTCTTCTCTATGTTCGGATCTTCTGGAGTCTGCAGGGACGTCTGAAGGATAGTTCTCCTCAAGCCCAGGCCTCTCTGCTCAGGGAGAGGAGACTGGCCTGCTCCTTGGCTCTGGTTCTCATTTTGTTTACCGGCTGCTGGATTCCGCTTCACCTGATGAACTGTCTACTGTTATTTCATGGCCCTCAAGCTGTCACAGAGTGGACACTTTATACAG GTATTCTCCTGTCTCATGCCAATTCAGCCATCAATCCTGTGGTCTATGCTTACCGCATCCCAAAGATCCAACAGGCCTACAGTCAAATATGGAGGCGGCTCCTTATGAGAATGAACTGTTGCCCCGGAAACAAAGAGGGTCGACCATCAACAATAAGCAGTCAAGCCAATCAGACAGACACCTATGGATCCAGACCGAAGGCCACACCCTAA